A genomic segment from Blastopirellula marina encodes:
- a CDS encoding c-type cytochrome — protein sequence MLNRFTLVGCMLLACVLLATPQTARAQGATDAMVRLLQSGKLPESRLGTVIGMIAERGNAENLGILFQEATKSDGFSPALKLESLQALKKASESRNLVPTGDLSAISALIASNDPALKTLGIQLAGLWKVEATADTLAGLALDNEQPLKLRRLAIDSLIATGSGKTAETVAKLTSDDQPLSIRYLGVSALTNIDIQKAAEAAAKVLTGADTSTDPAAMIDAFLADTKGPDALAAALNGKKLDGDVAKMCLRQMYSVGRSDASLVNVLSAAAGIDNNPDPLTEEQLQSLVAQVLKKGDPARGEVIFRRKELSCLKCHAISGAGGQIGPDLSPVGATSPVDYVINSILFPEMAVKEAYIMKTIVDFDGKMHQGIVADENDDRTILKDANGHEIIIPADDIDLEKEGGSLMPKGLANFLTEEEFLDLVAYVGELGKPGPYGIRSVPTVQRWRVLKEVPEALQGEAKPSTGEFESQILGLDADAWLPVYGKVNGDLPLSDLSEIESPVLFLQAEIEVVDGGDIGVELNQKEGVTVWIIDDEFPGNEPISATVLPGRHKITFRLDRRKFTGDTFRVVVTKPSGSTAQYTVVGGS from the coding sequence ATGCTCAATCGCTTTACCCTCGTTGGTTGTATGCTGCTGGCCTGCGTGCTGCTGGCGACTCCGCAAACCGCGCGTGCCCAGGGTGCGACCGATGCCATGGTTCGCTTGCTGCAAAGCGGCAAGCTGCCAGAGTCCCGCCTCGGAACGGTCATCGGCATGATTGCCGAACGAGGCAATGCCGAGAACCTGGGAATCCTCTTTCAGGAAGCCACCAAGAGCGACGGCTTCAGCCCGGCGCTGAAGCTGGAATCGCTGCAAGCTTTGAAGAAAGCCAGCGAAAGCCGTAACCTAGTTCCCACCGGCGATCTCTCGGCGATCAGCGCCTTGATTGCCAGCAACGACCCGGCCTTGAAGACCTTGGGCATCCAACTGGCCGGTTTATGGAAAGTGGAAGCCACAGCCGATACGCTCGCCGGGTTGGCTCTCGATAACGAACAACCATTGAAACTTCGCCGCTTGGCGATCGATTCGTTGATTGCCACCGGCAGCGGCAAAACGGCCGAGACCGTGGCCAAGCTGACCAGTGACGATCAGCCCCTTTCGATCCGCTACCTGGGCGTTTCGGCGCTGACCAATATCGACATCCAAAAGGCCGCCGAGGCCGCGGCGAAGGTCCTGACGGGCGCTGATACGTCGACCGATCCGGCCGCGATGATCGATGCTTTCCTGGCCGATACCAAAGGCCCCGATGCCCTGGCCGCCGCGCTCAACGGCAAGAAGCTCGACGGCGACGTGGCCAAGATGTGCCTGCGTCAGATGTACTCGGTCGGGCGCTCCGATGCTTCGCTGGTGAACGTGCTCAGCGCTGCCGCTGGCATCGACAACAACCCTGATCCGCTGACCGAAGAGCAACTGCAATCGCTTGTCGCCCAGGTTCTGAAAAAGGGAGATCCGGCACGCGGGGAAGTGATCTTCCGCCGCAAGGAACTGAGCTGCTTGAAGTGTCACGCCATCAGTGGTGCTGGCGGGCAGATCGGTCCCGACCTGAGCCCTGTCGGTGCGACGAGCCCGGTCGACTACGTGATCAACTCGATCCTCTTCCCCGAGATGGCCGTCAAGGAAGCGTACATCATGAAGACGATTGTCGACTTCGACGGCAAGATGCACCAAGGCATTGTCGCCGACGAAAACGACGACCGCACGATCCTGAAAGATGCCAACGGCCACGAGATCATCATCCCCGCCGACGACATCGACCTGGAAAAGGAAGGGGGCTCGCTCATGCCCAAAGGCCTGGCCAACTTCCTGACCGAAGAGGAGTTCCTTGACCTGGTGGCCTACGTCGGCGAGCTCGGCAAGCCAGGTCCTTACGGGATTCGCAGCGTGCCAACCGTGCAGCGGTGGCGCGTGCTGAAGGAAGTGCCCGAAGCGCTGCAAGGGGAAGCGAAACCTTCGACCGGTGAATTCGAATCGCAGATCCTCGGCCTCGATGCCGACGCGTGGCTGCCCGTTTATGGCAAGGTCAACGGCGACCTGCCACTGTCCGACCTGAGCGAGATCGAAAGTCCCGTGCTCTTTCTGCAAGCCGAGATTGAAGTGGTCGATGGGGGTGACATAGGTGTCGAGCTGAACCAGAAGGAAGGAGTCACGGTGTGGATCATCGACGACGAGTTCCCCGGCAACGAACCGATCAGCGCGACCGTCCTGCCAGGGCGACACAAGATCACCTTCCGCCTGGACCGCCGCAAGTTCACCGGCGATACCTTCCGCGTGGTGGTCACCAAGCCTAGTGGTTCGACCGCTCAGTACACCGTTGTCGGTGGCAGCTAG
- a CDS encoding PVC-type heme-binding CxxCH protein — MIRPMSMAALLLGLCVSLIASADAAQLELKKGDKIVYIGNTLAERMQYFPHFETRLQARFPELNLVVRDLGWSADELTLRPRSKDFYDHGTRLEDHKPDVIMAFFGFNESFAGEKGLAKFEQDLEKFITDTKNSKYDGKSPTLVLVSPIPHEDLHSRFLPTGEKNNENIAMYAEAMHKLADKHDVVYVDVFAPMLEPMAGESDLTINGIHLNDEGYQVFGKVLDEGLFGAAPKYKTDLAKLYPEVKEKDLQFFYDHRAVNGFYIYGGRKNPFGVVNFPAEFAKLRKMIENRDQRIWKVANGESVPELIDDSNTGDFTAIETNVNRPVDIFNPEAEAKTFSLPEGYEINLFASEVEFPDLENPVQLAFDAKGRLWVTTMESYPMYLPGTPPDDKVLILEDSDGDGKADKQTVFADGLHVPTGIEIGDGGAYVAQQPNLMFLKDTDGDDKADERTLILHGFDSADSHHSISAFTWGPGGALYFQEGTFHHSQVETPYGPERVANAGIFRFEPKTDKLDIFVSYGFANPWGHTFDDWGQNYVADASGGANYFGAAFSGDVVYPQKHGSMKQFLTKQWRPTAGCEIVSSRNFPESAQGNYLLNNCIGFQGILQYKVKDEGSGFHADPVDPLLVSKDTSFRPVDIQFGPDGALYIVDWYNPLVGHMQHSLRDPKRDKHHGRIWRIRYTGNDLVKAPKIDGASIAELLDLLKEPEYRTRYRVRRELRNHDGTEVSAAIETWMAGLDKNDPMYNHHLLEALWVKQNLDLVDADLLKRMLTDSDFRARAAATRVLCYWRDRVPGSLDLLETQVNDENPRVRLEAIRALSFFDGKDVERAQEIALQSLLHDQDYYLEYTLKETLATLEKRAKQG; from the coding sequence ATGATTCGACCAATGAGTATGGCAGCCTTGCTGCTGGGTCTGTGCGTTTCGCTGATCGCTTCGGCCGATGCCGCGCAACTTGAACTGAAGAAGGGGGATAAGATTGTCTACATCGGCAACACGCTTGCCGAGCGGATGCAATACTTCCCGCACTTCGAGACACGCCTTCAGGCCCGCTTCCCCGAGTTGAACCTGGTCGTACGCGACCTGGGCTGGTCGGCCGACGAACTGACCCTGCGTCCCCGCAGCAAAGACTTCTACGATCACGGCACGCGTCTGGAAGATCACAAGCCTGATGTGATCATGGCTTTCTTTGGCTTCAACGAATCGTTCGCCGGTGAAAAGGGACTCGCCAAGTTCGAACAGGACCTGGAGAAGTTCATCACCGACACCAAGAACAGCAAGTACGACGGCAAGTCGCCGACGCTGGTACTTGTCTCGCCGATTCCGCACGAAGACCTGCACTCGCGATTCTTGCCCACCGGCGAAAAGAACAACGAAAACATCGCCATGTACGCCGAGGCCATGCACAAGCTGGCCGACAAGCATGACGTGGTTTACGTCGACGTCTTCGCTCCGATGCTCGAACCAATGGCTGGTGAAAGCGACCTGACCATCAACGGCATTCACCTGAACGACGAGGGGTACCAGGTCTTCGGTAAGGTTCTGGACGAAGGCCTGTTCGGTGCCGCTCCAAAGTACAAGACCGACCTGGCCAAGCTGTACCCCGAAGTGAAAGAGAAGGACCTGCAGTTCTTCTACGATCACCGCGCGGTCAACGGCTTCTACATTTATGGTGGCCGTAAGAATCCCTTTGGTGTGGTCAACTTCCCGGCGGAATTCGCCAAGCTGCGTAAAATGATCGAAAATCGCGATCAACGCATCTGGAAGGTCGCCAACGGCGAAAGCGTTCCCGAACTGATTGACGACAGCAACACCGGCGACTTCACCGCGATCGAAACAAACGTGAATCGCCCGGTCGATATCTTCAACCCCGAAGCGGAAGCGAAGACTTTCTCGCTCCCCGAAGGTTACGAGATCAACCTGTTCGCTTCGGAAGTCGAATTTCCGGACCTGGAAAACCCCGTTCAATTGGCCTTCGACGCCAAGGGACGCCTGTGGGTGACCACCATGGAAAGCTACCCGATGTACCTGCCAGGCACACCACCAGACGACAAAGTGCTGATCCTGGAAGACTCGGACGGCGACGGCAAGGCCGACAAGCAGACCGTCTTCGCCGATGGCCTGCACGTGCCAACCGGTATCGAAATTGGTGATGGTGGGGCATATGTCGCTCAACAGCCGAACCTGATGTTCCTGAAGGATACTGACGGCGACGATAAGGCCGACGAACGAACCCTGATTCTGCACGGCTTCGACTCGGCTGACTCGCACCACTCGATCAGTGCGTTCACCTGGGGACCTGGCGGTGCATTGTACTTCCAGGAAGGAACGTTCCATCACTCGCAGGTCGAAACGCCTTACGGTCCTGAGCGTGTTGCCAACGCTGGCATCTTCCGCTTCGAACCGAAGACCGACAAGCTCGACATCTTCGTCTCGTACGGCTTTGCCAACCCATGGGGTCACACGTTTGACGACTGGGGACAAAACTACGTAGCGGATGCTTCCGGTGGTGCGAACTACTTCGGCGCGGCTTTCAGCGGCGACGTGGTGTACCCACAGAAGCACGGCTCGATGAAGCAGTTCCTCACCAAGCAGTGGCGTCCTACCGCTGGCTGCGAAATCGTTTCCAGCCGCAACTTCCCCGAGTCGGCCCAAGGCAACTACCTGTTGAACAACTGTATCGGTTTCCAAGGGATTCTGCAGTACAAGGTCAAAGACGAAGGTAGCGGTTTCCATGCCGACCCCGTCGACCCGCTGCTGGTCTCGAAGGACACCAGCTTCCGCCCGGTTGATATTCAGTTTGGTCCGGATGGGGCGCTGTACATTGTCGACTGGTACAACCCGCTGGTTGGCCACATGCAGCACTCGCTACGTGACCCCAAGCGTGACAAGCACCACGGCCGTATCTGGCGTATTCGCTACACCGGTAACGACCTGGTGAAAGCTCCGAAGATCGACGGTGCCTCGATTGCCGAGCTGTTGGATCTATTGAAAGAGCCTGAGTACCGCACGCGTTACCGCGTTCGCCGCGAACTTCGCAACCACGACGGTACCGAAGTTTCGGCCGCGATCGAAACGTGGATGGCAGGTCTCGACAAGAACGATCCGATGTACAACCATCACCTCTTGGAAGCCCTGTGGGTGAAGCAGAACCTGGACCTGGTCGATGCCGACCTGCTCAAGCGAATGCTAACCGATAGCGACTTCCGTGCTCGTGCGGCAGCGACCCGCGTGCTGTGCTACTGGCGCGATCGCGTGCCTGGCTCGCTCGACCTGCTGGAAACACAGGTCAACGACGAAAACCCACGCGTCCGTCTGGAAGCCATCCGAGCGCTGAGCTTCTTCGATGGCAAGGATGTGGAACGTGCCCAGGAGATCGCTTTGCAATCCCTTCTTCACGACCAGGACTACTACCTGGAATACACGCTGAAGGAAACGTTGGCAACGCTCGAAAAGCGTGCCAAGCAAGGCTAA